Proteins encoded by one window of Blautia argi:
- a CDS encoding response regulator: protein MKKVMLVEDEELILQGVRYIIDWEEISMEVTAMAHNGREALEMYKENPVDIIVTDVEMPFMNGLKLLGEIRKLSSRTRCIILSGYDEFEYARTALKLDVEEYILKPIDEEQFHQALINAGKHLDEIDQKRAGSMGEKISWHRFLKGKLKKEEEAPFYEMLPKMEENIKVYAALMKIDTGTLENGESLNEIQRELQKSLMEIKTIYLAPDLLFLLLYTEKSVENQEILEFYSSFQNSLESSYGIMSFLTLSDATEDYTMLPECYKMASKLQKYRMLEGYGSCIDESHIKDRKSADVVIDEILLRKTILKKDKEGALNYIEDLFINNYK from the coding sequence ATGAAGAAAGTCATGCTTGTGGAAGATGAAGAACTTATTCTGCAGGGAGTCCGCTATATTATAGACTGGGAGGAGATTTCCATGGAGGTAACTGCCATGGCACACAATGGCAGGGAGGCACTGGAAATGTATAAGGAAAATCCTGTAGATATTATTGTGACAGACGTGGAAATGCCTTTTATGAACGGTCTGAAGCTTCTGGGGGAAATCCGGAAACTAAGTTCCAGAACCAGGTGCATCATCTTGTCAGGATATGACGAATTTGAGTATGCCAGAACCGCCCTTAAGCTGGACGTGGAGGAATACATTTTAAAGCCTATTGATGAAGAGCAGTTTCATCAGGCTCTGATAAATGCAGGAAAGCATCTGGATGAGATTGACCAGAAGAGAGCCGGAAGTATGGGGGAGAAGATTAGCTGGCACAGATTTTTAAAGGGAAAGCTGAAAAAGGAGGAGGAAGCCCCTTTTTACGAGATGTTGCCCAAAATGGAAGAAAATATCAAGGTCTATGCCGCTCTTATGAAAATTGATACAGGGACTCTGGAAAATGGGGAAAGCCTGAATGAAATTCAAAGAGAGCTTCAGAAATCTCTCATGGAAATTAAGACCATTTATCTGGCGCCGGATTTATTATTCTTACTTTTATATACCGAAAAATCAGTGGAAAATCAGGAAATATTGGAATTTTACAGCAGCTTCCAGAACAGTCTGGAAAGCAGTTACGGTATTATGAGCTTTCTGACTTTAAGCGATGCCACAGAGGACTATACCATGCTTCCGGAGTGTTACAAGATGGCATCAAAGCTGCAGAAATACCGTATGCTGGAGGGGTATGGAAGCTGCATTGACGAAAGCCATATCAAAGACCGGAAATCCGCAGATGTGGTGATTGACGAAATCCTCTTAAGGAAAACCATTCTGAAAAAGGATAAAGAGGGCGCATTAAATTATATTGAGGATTTATTTATTAATAACTATAAATGA
- a CDS encoding transposase, with amino-acid sequence MTIIVSVFLRGYRGKTVDFAEVSNQHRTTTAYFLNHGKWNDSALQDTLKNAVIQVIYLEAQRSGQPVFCIVDDTIASHTRPSLQAGHPIEAAYFHQSHLKGCQDYGHQIVSVMLSCNGLILNYADILYDKSKSKIQIVQEIADELPVAPVISYFLCDSWYTSVKVMESFIRKGFYTIGALKTNRVIYPCGIRQKVSEFALHLRKTDRAVSLVTVGGREFYVYRYEGELNDIPNAVVIISYPREAFGNPKSLRVFISTNAGISTQEILDTYTERWPIELFFRQSKNKLALDKCQIRSRQGIERYWLIMSLVHYMCCMHSGKYNTFEEGYRYFQDQVKTERIGNLHQFIKNGASLEAVLKLVG; translated from the coding sequence ATGACTATCATTGTTTCCGTTTTCCTCCGTGGTTACAGGGGGAAAACTGTAGATTTCGCCGAAGTAAGTAACCAGCATAGAACCACAACCGCCTATTTCCTGAACCACGGCAAGTGGAATGATTCCGCTCTCCAGGATACTTTGAAAAATGCCGTCATACAGGTTATTTATCTGGAAGCGCAACGCTCAGGACAGCCTGTTTTCTGTATTGTGGATGATACGATTGCTTCGCATACCAGGCCTTCGTTACAGGCCGGGCATCCAATTGAAGCGGCGTACTTTCATCAATCCCATTTAAAGGGCTGTCAGGATTATGGGCATCAGATTGTTTCTGTCATGCTTTCCTGTAATGGGCTCATACTGAATTATGCCGACATCCTGTATGACAAATCAAAGTCAAAGATACAGATTGTCCAGGAGATTGCGGATGAACTTCCTGTGGCACCGGTGATTTCCTATTTCCTATGCGACAGCTGGTATACCTCCGTAAAGGTAATGGAGAGTTTTATCCGGAAAGGATTTTATACGATTGGAGCGCTGAAGACCAACCGGGTCATCTATCCATGCGGAATCCGCCAGAAAGTCAGTGAGTTTGCCCTTCATTTGAGAAAAACAGACCGTGCTGTCAGCCTTGTGACCGTTGGCGGCCGTGAATTCTATGTGTATCGCTACGAAGGAGAACTCAATGATATTCCAAACGCGGTGGTTATTATCAGCTATCCCCGGGAAGCTTTTGGAAATCCGAAATCGCTGAGGGTATTTATATCCACAAATGCCGGAATATCCACACAGGAAATCCTTGACACATATACAGAACGGTGGCCAATCGAATTATTTTTCCGTCAGAGCAAAAACAAACTTGCGCTGGACAAATGTCAGATCCGCTCACGGCAGGGAATCGAGCGGTATTGGCTGATCATGTCATTGGTTCATTACATGTGCTGTATGCATTCTGGGAAATACAATACCTTCGAGGAAGGATACCGGTATTTTCAAGATCAAGTCAAAACAGAGCGAATCGGTAATCTGCACCAGTTCATAAAAAATGGCGCGTCACTTGAAGCTGTTTTGAAACTGGTAGGGTAG
- a CDS encoding helix-turn-helix transcriptional regulator, whose protein sequence is MTLKIAMILQDIKVEYKLIQSDNLRDLSEIIEKIYQADDILGLKAIFTSEVAEIINYLHTEDSQYTPVVKQIMAEVQKNYKEDMNLKTLSYKYHMNASYLGQIFQKEAGCSFAQYLSNTKNGIAKDLILNTNMKINDIAKEVGYPDTSYFYRKFKQCYGVSPASLRNMKKY, encoded by the coding sequence ATGACTTTGAAAATCGCCATGATTCTGCAGGACATCAAGGTGGAATACAAACTGATACAGTCTGACAATCTTCGGGATTTGTCTGAGATTATTGAGAAAATTTATCAGGCAGACGATATACTGGGTCTGAAGGCAATCTTTACCTCTGAGGTTGCGGAAATTATTAATTATCTCCACACAGAAGACTCCCAGTATACGCCTGTAGTCAAACAGATTATGGCAGAGGTGCAGAAAAATTATAAGGAGGATATGAACTTAAAAACTCTTTCTTATAAATATCATATGAATGCCTCTTATCTGGGACAGATTTTTCAGAAGGAGGCAGGCTGTTCTTTTGCCCAGTATTTAAGCAATACGAAAAACGGAATTGCCAAGGATCTGATTTTGAATACCAATATGAAAATTAATGACATTGCCAAGGAAGTGGGATATCCGGATACCAGCTATTTTTATCGGAAATTCAAGCAGTGCTATGGAGTTTCCCCGGCTTCCCTGAGAAATATGAAAAAATACTAA
- a CDS encoding ABC transporter substrate-binding protein, translating into MNWKHGKRAVALGMGMVLAVAAFSGCQKKREIRSGEKDLAELTWYQVGDRQKDDTMVLEAVNEYLAETIGVKLNIIKVGWGDYSQKMQVVIATEDEWDLCFTSSWTNDYLQNAQKGAFLELDELLMKKGKEMYRRIDYRFWKAARVGGKVYGVPSEKEMANCPMWVFTKEYVDKYDIPYEEIHTVEDLEPWLQLIKEKEPDVVPMYLTKDYSAPAYMDTIVDPIGIEYGDETLTVKNLFETDRMMSTLKTMRKYYEAGYINKDAALASDDKCVKRFVTKGDGQPYAELAWGKDLGYDVVVSQIMDTQITNASARGAMTAINRHSKNPEKAMELLNLINTDEYLRNLLNYGIEGVHWHKAEVPVKEAQKAEGKPYVYDRKIVLDEEKSRDYSVPYWVQGGLFNTYVTEKEPIDKWSVFKEFNDDSKAAPSFGFDFNLEPVKTEVAGFRNVLDEFGNALYTGSVDPEEYVPKLLKKLDTTGVDKVMEEMQQQVNAWKQAK; encoded by the coding sequence ATGAACTGGAAACATGGAAAGAGGGCAGTCGCCCTTGGAATGGGTATGGTTCTGGCTGTTGCAGCATTTTCCGGGTGTCAGAAGAAGCGGGAAATTCGATCCGGGGAAAAAGACCTGGCGGAGCTGACCTGGTATCAGGTAGGGGACAGACAAAAAGACGATACCATGGTGCTGGAAGCAGTAAACGAGTATCTGGCAGAAACCATTGGTGTGAAGCTGAATATTATCAAAGTGGGCTGGGGCGATTACAGTCAGAAAATGCAGGTGGTGATAGCCACAGAGGACGAATGGGATTTGTGCTTTACCTCCTCCTGGACCAATGACTATCTGCAGAACGCACAAAAGGGTGCTTTTCTGGAACTGGACGAGCTTCTGATGAAAAAGGGGAAGGAGATGTACAGACGTATAGATTACCGTTTCTGGAAGGCTGCCAGAGTGGGCGGTAAAGTTTATGGCGTACCCAGTGAAAAAGAAATGGCAAACTGCCCCATGTGGGTTTTTACAAAGGAATATGTAGATAAGTACGACATTCCCTATGAGGAGATACATACCGTGGAGGATTTGGAACCATGGCTGCAGCTCATTAAGGAAAAGGAGCCGGACGTGGTGCCGATGTATTTGACAAAGGATTATTCCGCTCCTGCCTATATGGATACAATTGTAGATCCCATTGGGATTGAATACGGGGACGAAACCCTGACTGTAAAGAATCTCTTTGAAACAGACCGCATGATGTCCACATTAAAGACCATGCGGAAATACTATGAGGCAGGATATATTAATAAAGACGCGGCTCTGGCCTCTGATGATAAATGCGTAAAGCGGTTTGTCACCAAAGGGGACGGCCAGCCCTATGCAGAACTGGCCTGGGGGAAGGATCTGGGCTATGACGTGGTGGTCAGCCAGATTATGGATACCCAGATTACCAATGCATCGGCAAGAGGCGCCATGACTGCAATAAACAGACATTCCAAAAATCCGGAAAAGGCAATGGAACTTCTGAATCTGATTAATACAGACGAGTATCTGCGGAATCTTTTAAATTACGGCATAGAAGGCGTACATTGGCACAAAGCAGAGGTGCCGGTGAAAGAGGCTCAAAAAGCAGAAGGAAAGCCTTATGTCTATGACCGCAAAATTGTCCTGGACGAAGAGAAGAGCAGAGATTATTCTGTTCCTTACTGGGTGCAGGGCGGTTTGTTCAACACCTATGTGACAGAAAAGGAACCCATTGATAAATGGTCTGTGTTTAAAGAATTTAACGATGATTCAAAAGCAGCCCCCTCCTTTGGCTTTGATTTTAACCTGGAGCCGGTGAAAACAGAGGTGGCAGGTTTTCGGAATGTGCTGGACGAATTTGGAAACGCCTTGTACACAGGAAGTGTGGACCCGGAGGAATATGTGCCTAAGCTTTTAAAGAAGCTGGACACAACCGGAGTGGACAAGGTTATGGAAGAAATGCAGCAGCAGGTTAATGCATGGAAACAGGCAAAATAA
- a CDS encoding ABC transporter permease subunit — protein MLSNMINKRGSKIYQTMMFLPYFMSWVVISYFVYALLTPEKGLLNGLITSLGGDPVMWYQEAKYWPFILVILNTWKGMGYGMVMYLASITGIDPSLYEAAVMDGATKSQQMRHITLPGIKPVFVMMLILDCGKIFNSDFGLFYQVTGQIPASLYETVSTFDTFIYKAMQSTAPIGQTAAASFFQAICSCGTILFANWVVSKIDHENRII, from the coding sequence ATGCTGAGCAATATGATTAACAAGAGGGGATCCAAGATTTATCAGACCATGATGTTTCTGCCTTACTTCATGTCATGGGTAGTTATCAGTTATTTCGTATATGCACTGCTGACACCGGAGAAGGGTTTGTTAAACGGTCTGATTACTTCACTGGGCGGAGATCCTGTCATGTGGTATCAGGAGGCAAAATACTGGCCGTTTATCCTGGTTATCCTGAATACCTGGAAAGGTATGGGATATGGTATGGTTATGTACCTGGCAAGTATTACCGGTATTGACCCGTCACTGTACGAAGCGGCAGTTATGGACGGTGCGACCAAATCCCAGCAGATGCGGCACATTACACTTCCGGGAATTAAGCCTGTATTTGTTATGATGCTGATTCTGGACTGTGGTAAAATCTTTAACTCTGACTTTGGTCTTTTCTATCAGGTAACAGGACAGATTCCTGCTTCTCTGTATGAAACAGTATCTACTTTTGATACCTTTATTTACAAGGCTATGCAGTCTACAGCGCCAATCGGACAGACAGCAGCAGCATCTTTCTTCCAGGCAATCTGCAGCTGTGGTACCATTCTGTTTGCAAACTGGGTAGTAAGTAAGATTGACCATGAGAACAGAATTATTTAA
- a CDS encoding carbohydrate ABC transporter permease, with product MSKNKNKATSSLNQIKKSTNIVFNVIFLILGCMCIFPLLFAFSISITSESALQAGGYHLIPQEFSSAAYMFLWNEREMIIRAFVMSVLVTCIGTVITVCLTTSMGYVASRTTFKLKKLYTWIIFIPMVFNGGMFASYVVVNNILNLRDTIWALILPLACSSFSVTICRTFFRTTVPDALIEAAKIDGAGQFRIWSGIVLPISKPVMATIGMFAAFGYWNDWFQASLYISDTKLNTLQAMLNSIQNNIDYLANNPYGGLSMQQYKMSMPTESVRMAIAMVIIIPIALTYPFFQKYFISGLTIGSVKE from the coding sequence GTGAGTAAAAATAAGAATAAAGCAACATCGTCCCTGAATCAGATTAAAAAGTCCACAAACATTGTGTTTAACGTTATTTTCCTGATTCTTGGCTGTATGTGTATCTTTCCCCTGTTGTTTGCCTTCTCCATTTCCATTACCAGTGAGTCGGCACTCCAGGCAGGTGGTTATCATCTGATTCCACAGGAATTTTCAAGTGCAGCTTATATGTTTCTGTGGAATGAAAGAGAGATGATTATCCGGGCATTTGTTATGTCCGTGCTGGTAACCTGTATCGGTACGGTGATTACCGTATGTCTGACTACTTCCATGGGGTATGTGGCATCAAGAACTACCTTTAAACTGAAAAAGCTATACACCTGGATTATTTTCATTCCCATGGTGTTCAATGGCGGTATGTTTGCATCTTATGTAGTAGTCAACAACATTTTAAACTTGCGAGATACCATTTGGGCATTAATCCTGCCGCTGGCCTGTTCTTCCTTCAGTGTTACCATTTGTCGTACGTTCTTCCGTACAACCGTTCCTGATGCACTGATTGAAGCAGCAAAAATTGACGGTGCAGGACAGTTTCGTATCTGGTCCGGAATTGTACTTCCGATTTCCAAGCCGGTTATGGCAACCATCGGAATGTTTGCAGCATTTGGTTACTGGAATGACTGGTTCCAGGCATCTCTGTATATTTCAGATACCAAGCTGAACACACTCCAGGCAATGTTGAACAGTATTCAGAACAACATTGACTATCTGGCAAACAACCCTTACGGCGGACTTTCCATGCAGCAGTATAAGATGAGCATGCCAACAGAGTCTGTGCGTATGGCCATTGCAATGGTTATCATTATCCCCATTGCCCTGACCTATCCATTCTTCCAGAAATACTTTATTTCCGGATTGACCATTGGTTCTGTAAAAGAATAA
- a CDS encoding ABC transporter substrate-binding protein — protein sequence MKKKKETAKNANGDEVVNLKWVIIGNGMPENYDSWIGKVNDYIGEKIGVNLEMEVIPWGDWDDRRNIIISTNEPYDIIFGNGNNYTADIKLGAYVDITDMIPEIMKEFNELMPEKYWDAVKVDDRIYGVPAYKDSSISNYAVWDKELVDEYNIDYKNLTTVESLTPTFEMLKKEKNDYPVYVKNDGVYSIFDVYDQLGAGTQILGVRYDDEKGKVCFTLEEPDIYAALETFHDWSKKGIINPDAATLTEARVYNMWRIAQGWESAGETAWGPDMGKEVVVQKWGDTILSNETVRGSMNMISANSKYPEKCLELLNLVNTDTTLRDMFYYGEEGVNFEYVDVDGQKKVHKINTDWSMAGYTQGTFFTVTPEDTVTTDQWGEIKALNEAAVPSVMLGFNFDTTEVDSQLANCREVWLRYKSEVMAGVNDPAEVVPQIKKELMAAGFQDVMDAAQAQVDEFLASK from the coding sequence GTGAAGAAAAAAAAAGAAACTGCAAAAAATGCAAACGGTGATGAAGTCGTAAACCTGAAATGGGTGATCATTGGAAACGGTATGCCGGAAAACTATGACTCCTGGATTGGCAAAGTAAATGACTACATTGGCGAAAAAATCGGTGTAAACCTGGAAATGGAAGTCATTCCATGGGGTGACTGGGACGACAGAAGAAACATTATCATCAGTACCAACGAACCATACGATATTATCTTCGGTAATGGCAATAACTACACAGCAGATATTAAATTAGGCGCTTATGTAGATATCACAGATATGATTCCTGAAATCATGAAGGAATTCAACGAACTGATGCCAGAGAAATATTGGGACGCAGTAAAGGTAGACGACAGAATCTACGGTGTTCCTGCTTACAAAGACAGTTCTATTTCTAACTATGCAGTTTGGGATAAAGAACTGGTAGATGAGTACAACATTGATTACAAAAACCTTACAACGGTTGAATCTCTGACACCAACTTTTGAGATGCTGAAAAAAGAGAAAAATGATTACCCTGTATATGTGAAAAACGACGGTGTTTATTCTATCTTTGACGTATATGATCAGTTAGGCGCTGGTACACAGATTCTGGGTGTAAGATACGATGATGAAAAAGGTAAAGTATGCTTTACTCTGGAAGAACCTGATATTTATGCTGCACTGGAAACCTTCCATGACTGGTCTAAAAAAGGTATCATCAACCCGGATGCTGCTACTTTAACAGAAGCTCGTGTATACAACATGTGGCGTATTGCCCAGGGTTGGGAATCTGCCGGTGAAACTGCATGGGGACCGGACATGGGTAAAGAGGTTGTTGTTCAGAAATGGGGCGATACTATTCTTTCCAATGAAACCGTACGCGGTTCTATGAATATGATTTCTGCAAACAGCAAATATCCGGAAAAATGTCTGGAACTGCTGAACCTGGTAAACACAGATACTACTCTTCGTGATATGTTCTACTATGGAGAAGAAGGCGTGAACTTTGAATATGTAGACGTAGACGGACAGAAGAAAGTACATAAAATCAACACAGACTGGAGTATGGCTGGTTATACACAGGGTACCTTCTTTACTGTTACACCGGAGGATACAGTAACCACTGACCAGTGGGGTGAAATCAAAGCCCTCAACGAAGCTGCTGTTCCATCTGTAATGCTTGGATTTAACTTTGACACAACAGAAGTAGATTCTCAGCTTGCAAACTGCCGTGAAGTATGGCTGCGTTACAAGAGTGAAGTTATGGCTGGTGTAAATGACCCGGCAGAGGTTGTTCCGCAGATTAAGAAAGAATTAATGGCAGCAGGTTTCCAGGACGTTATGGATGCTGCACAGGCACAGGTAGATGAATTCCTGGCATCTAAATAA
- a CDS encoding type 1 glutamine amidotransferase family protein: MKLRNKTDNRPYMNVIFGNFYSPAFDDEEFVDETMGLIRDLGFNSVMFDTKAWEDFRERYETGALSQYVKMQEYMGKSAHAHDLFYNFLLLYLNGDNLYPHIRYSPPIFGEEITYLDGTPGRWYKYWSEKAQASMKEHVERIMESYKEGCQRCVTEEDREVVPVCSMWDPVVAVSFDEEGQNRYRSYLKELYHGNIEELNKNYNTTARDFDALTPQEYWYGVKYPEGGFYTEEDVRNRTPKFYVWRDNAFWKIHEMTEYFKTIGPKLKEKNPDLFLCPDLSQWGYFLNIYGREQQDHDNEFSDLWDTAIRGIDMYALAPYVDSCHFITVPVTPDGLPDAYVVSCQHSMMRVMNKEKPMTGGIYWGRYIYSDIYAQLTPAEIIGSMTACGMDGYTCYGMNGLDDGGVMNRMDENFQESLRLANDWFAKVLPLRGNKKKKEIALLFPSEMAHLEPFEVGNNKIRRLDLLGWYKICCDLGYQTDVISNHEIEAGDLEDYQVLIVPVNDCYFAAEHALLEEKVRGWVAKGGVLLHGPEDMLAENCFGISGENCEKTPYRYGKVIIAQGERFCKYPDGKEIAPYVDGVGSCVVKYEAEDLAKKMQRAGEIKGVVYSFGVQLGASYAAKNIPHVPYAQGNKEMYPIIQSRTTLVKDILNAYVTPISAICERGIETAVYEDSMVIVNHRSTPFILPKRFKEEIYQYPWHGEKEGKGILFGHEAVWVRL; the protein is encoded by the coding sequence ATGAAACTGAGAAACAAGACAGACAACAGACCTTACATGAATGTCATTTTTGGAAATTTTTACAGCCCTGCCTTTGATGACGAAGAGTTTGTGGACGAAACCATGGGGCTTATCCGGGATTTAGGCTTTAACAGCGTGATGTTTGATACAAAGGCATGGGAGGATTTCAGGGAGCGTTATGAAACAGGGGCTTTAAGTCAGTATGTGAAAATGCAGGAATATATGGGAAAATCTGCACACGCCCATGACCTTTTCTATAACTTTCTTCTGCTGTATTTAAATGGAGACAACCTGTATCCTCATATTCGCTACAGCCCGCCGATTTTTGGGGAGGAAATCACTTATCTGGATGGGACGCCGGGCAGATGGTATAAATACTGGTCAGAAAAAGCCCAGGCATCTATGAAAGAGCATGTGGAGCGAATTATGGAAAGCTACAAAGAGGGTTGCCAGCGATGCGTGACTGAGGAGGACAGGGAGGTTGTTCCGGTCTGCAGCATGTGGGATCCAGTGGTGGCAGTGAGTTTTGATGAGGAAGGACAGAATCGTTACCGTTCCTATCTGAAAGAGCTGTATCACGGGAACATTGAAGAGCTGAATAAAAATTACAATACTACAGCCAGGGATTTCGATGCCCTGACGCCTCAGGAATACTGGTATGGCGTGAAATACCCGGAAGGAGGCTTTTATACAGAGGAAGATGTCAGAAACCGCACACCGAAATTTTATGTGTGGAGAGATAATGCATTCTGGAAAATCCATGAGATGACCGAGTATTTTAAGACCATTGGACCGAAATTAAAGGAAAAAAATCCAGACCTTTTCCTCTGTCCGGATTTAAGCCAGTGGGGCTATTTCCTGAATATTTACGGCAGAGAGCAGCAAGACCATGACAACGAATTCAGCGATTTGTGGGATACCGCCATCCGTGGTATTGACATGTATGCTCTGGCGCCTTATGTGGATTCCTGCCATTTTATTACTGTGCCCGTGACTCCGGACGGTCTTCCAGATGCCTATGTGGTTTCCTGTCAGCACAGTATGATGCGGGTCATGAATAAGGAAAAGCCCATGACAGGAGGCATTTACTGGGGACGTTACATTTACAGTGATATTTATGCACAGCTTACGCCAGCGGAAATCATCGGTTCCATGACCGCCTGCGGTATGGACGGGTACACTTGCTATGGTATGAACGGTCTGGACGACGGGGGCGTGATGAACCGTATGGACGAAAACTTCCAGGAATCTCTTCGTCTGGCAAATGACTGGTTTGCAAAGGTTTTGCCCCTGCGGGGAAATAAAAAGAAAAAAGAAATCGCCCTTTTGTTCCCTTCGGAAATGGCGCATTTAGAACCTTTTGAGGTGGGAAATAATAAGATTCGACGCCTGGATCTGCTGGGCTGGTATAAAATCTGCTGTGACCTGGGATATCAGACCGATGTAATCAGCAATCACGAAATTGAGGCAGGGGATTTGGAAGATTATCAGGTACTCATTGTACCTGTAAATGACTGTTATTTTGCAGCAGAGCATGCGCTTTTGGAAGAAAAGGTGCGTGGCTGGGTGGCAAAAGGCGGTGTGCTTCTCCACGGTCCGGAGGATATGCTGGCAGAAAACTGCTTCGGCATTTCGGGAGAAAACTGTGAGAAGACCCCTTACCGTTACGGAAAGGTTATCATTGCCCAGGGAGAGCGTTTTTGTAAGTATCCGGATGGAAAAGAAATTGCACCATATGTAGACGGAGTTGGCTCCTGTGTAGTAAAATATGAAGCAGAAGACCTTGCAAAAAAAATGCAGAGAGCAGGGGAAATCAAGGGAGTCGTGTATTCCTTTGGCGTACAGCTGGGTGCTTCCTATGCTGCCAAAAACATTCCCCATGTGCCTTATGCACAGGGAAATAAGGAAATGTATCCCATTATTCAGTCCAGAACCACTTTGGTGAAGGATATTTTAAATGCGTATGTTACCCCGATAAGCGCTATCTGCGAAAGAGGCATTGAAACAGCCGTGTATGAAGACAGCATGGTGATTGTGAATCACCGTTCCACACCTTTTATTCTGCCAAAGAGATTCAAAGAGGAAATTTACCAGTATCCATGGCACGGAGAAAAGGAAGGAAAGGGTATTCTTTTCGGACACGAGGCTGTTTGGGTAAGATTGTAG